The Stegostoma tigrinum isolate sSteTig4 unplaced genomic scaffold, sSteTig4.hap1 scaffold_594, whole genome shotgun sequence DNA window GGAGGAAGAGTCGGGGGGGGAGGAAGAGTCGgggggggagtcggggggggggagggagacggggtggGACGGGGGAGGggtcagagagggggaggggtcaGAGAGGGGAGGGGTCAGAGAGGGGAGGGGTCAGAGAGGGGAGGGGTCAGAGAGGGGAGGGGTCAGAGAGGGGAGGGGTCAGAGAGGGGAGGGGGCATGCTCCTTTATTCATTACAATTATCTCAACCAGGGTGGTGCTGTAGGAAGAATTCAATTTGCTACAGCTTCTGtgtgcatttatttttaaatttgttctcagCATGTGAGCAATGCCAGgcatttattatctatccctAATTATTGAGATGCTGATGGTTAGACTTCTTTTTCAGCAAGTCCTGTCTTTGTCCTGACAGAAATTTAAGGATTCTGACGGAGTGACAATAGGTGGATTAAAAAGAACAGTGCAAGTATTTTTCACTCTTCACCTCCACCTAGTGAATCCTGTCATAAAAATGCACACATTGGATGAAGATGGAATTGACTTCGACCACAGCTTCCCATCGTCCATCACTACTGTTGCACATGAAGAACTACTACTTTGGTAAAGTACACAAAAGTGCTTATGATACCATTCCAAGCAAAAATTCAATATTCAGAGTCTTTTGTaatgctttacaaccaatgaattaCCTTCGAATGTCAGCACCATTTAGTGGCATGCAGCACAGTAACATTTCACTCAAAAAACAAGAAAATGACTGATTTAAATGGCAAGTGTTGGCTcgaactcccctgctcttccttGAACAGTATCACAAGGTCCTTCCTTTTTCACTCCCAAGTTTAACATCTCAATCAAAACGTCAcataaaaataaatgcaaattacaGTTACTGAAGTAGCAACCATTCTGACTCCAGTGCTCCTAAATGTATTTTTAGAGAAAAGCCCTGGTCATCTTATTCTAAAAAAAGAGGCACTGAAAATCAATAAGGGTAATGCTGGAAGGAAACTGGACAGGTTTGGGCTCTCTATTCTAGAAAGGGAAGGGTAAAAGGCAACTTGTTTGTTATTTGAGACTCTGGACAAGTTTGACAAGATAGACCAAAGAAATTGCCACCAATATCTTCTAGAAGAAATTCAGAAGAAGCATAACCCAGAAAATAGCTAGAATACTGAACTCACTACTAAAGTAGTTGCTGTAAATCGCAtaagagagaaagcaagataaACAGATGTTAGGGAGAGTAGTAATGTCGACAGGATTAGATAAAAACTTAAAGAGGTAGGAGGAGGGTTGTTTGAAGCAAAGACAAAGGCATGGGCTAGTTGGGCCAAGTGGTCTGTTTCGGTACTGTAGACTGAATATATGTCAAAACAAGTCCTTGACTGGGGCTCGCATCATGAATTTCCAAATGAAGAATTAAGTTAGAAATAATTTCACTGCAGCTATTGAACATGATCAACCAAGGTGTAAATCCAAGTGTTTGTTGCCTGCAAAGTGCTCTTGGATGCTCAAATTTAGGAGGTGAGCACCTGATAAATGTCTCGGATGCTTGGCAAGCTAAAGTACAGGCACTGACCtggtgatgttcaacatggatgcTGTCTCCTGTTGGCCAGCGATGCTTCCCATTGTAACCAccgcctccacctcctcctccgccACCTCCACTGCCACCACCCCCAGCGACTCCACTGCTGCCTCCTCCTCCCAGATGCTCGCCGGGCTGCCGCTGGAAGAAATAATCCACCATGGCATCATCCTGAGAGCGGCCCGCAGCCAGTGCAAGTGCTGGTACCACTACTGGCACCGGAGGCCCCATCGAGCCGGGGCCTTGTGTGGAGACCGAGGCAGTGGCCAGAGCCTGGGAGGCGGcgtgttgttgctgctgctgctgctgggggCCGGCAGCAGAGGGTCCTGTTAACACCACGGGCATGCTGTGAGCGACGCTGTTACTGAAACTGTCCTGCGGTGGTGGCGGCTGCTGATACTGCTGCTGGGGGAGGGAGTCCTGCCAGAGCACTTCATTCATACCTTAAAAACACAGGGAACAACCATTCCACCTATACCTGTAAAACAAAGCAAACGATAAAGCAAAACTATTTTACACTGCAAGCATTAAAACTGCATGAAGAACAACATCTTATTTTTGCTTCACGAGCATTTAAAATTCAAGTTCCATCCCCCTCCCCAAAAAATGGACACTAATTTTGAAAAAGTTTCTCTGAAAATAGGAAATGATTGCACTTCAACATGCAAATCCTGCCCCAAATTCCTCCAAGTCTTTGAAAACACTGTCAATTTAAAAGTGATTCCATGAAAACATGAAAATGAACAGAAAGGTTCTTCCTCCTTATTTTAGGAACATATGTTTTCAAAAATTATGACATGAACATTCCAAAATTAACATGTACACTcacaaaaagaaaagcagaattgAACTGGACTAAGATTCATAAAAATGGTTTTGAACACCATGTGAATCCCCCTCAAAACAGTTCATGTGTTGTAACGTACTTaagaacataaaataaaaatgtaacaCATAAAATTCAGGGGCACGTGTCAGATGATTCGTTTACAATTAATTACTCCTTTGGACGAGCACATGACAGTAATCCTCGGTCTCCATTATCCATGTTCCCAAGTCCAAGTTTATGAATTAACGTGAAAATATAAAACAGAGCAATGGTATCTGACGAACAGTGAACATGCAGCAGCAgcactccccccaaccccccacaccGCATGTGCCTTGGCACTGCAGAATCTCGAGATGCAACGACAAACAGGCCTAGATCAGAAATCGAAATGCACATTATGTAAAAAGTATTAGACAGGGGATATTCTGGTCTTACTTCAAAATTTTCTAGGCTTCCCAATTATTTTGTCACGTCTAGCAAAtagaaatattatttaaatttgcTTCTGAATAGCAgataaacctgcaacctcatatCAACATCCACATGTCTGAACATGTATTTATTAAAAATACACAAAGTCTGAACACTGGACTAACTGGAAGGTGTTAAATTGTAGTTTGATTAAAAACAAGCTTTCCTTACTTCTGTGTAACTCACACCCCTCATCAACTGTGCTTTTGATCCACAGTCACAAAGACAAGAAACATGAACCCCAACATAAAGAAAATATTAGAACAGGGATGAATGGAATTCTAGCAGCTAACTAATAGAGTCCATTTATTCCATACATCATTTTCAACAATACAAATGCCACTTTCTTTGCACAATTACATCAATAAGAAACTGATctcagtttttgtttcatctaATCAAAATGCATTTGTGTATAACTACTATTCTCAGCCGAATCATGTAGAAAAATTGTTTCACCAATTTGTACAGAATATACATCCTCTGAAAGTATGCAAAGCAAAAAAAAGAACCAAATGTTCTCATTAAAATCCAACGTTTGTTTCACGAACAGCTACAGTTGGGACATATTCAGAAACCATACAACTTTCCTAATTACAGGCCTGGCAAGGCTGCACCAACACCTACAACGGGAGGAAAAAAATGCCTAACATCTGAATCTTAGACAATACCAGATCTTATTTTTCTGCTGTAATATTGAATGCAATTGATCCTGACACAAACTAACTTTTACAAATTTCAATATTCAGCATTAAAAACATGGAAATTATAACttagcaaaatgttttatttcctCCATTTGACAATCTTTACTGCTCGTTTTCTCAGCAAATAATTAATTACAACCAGAACAAAAAAATCTTGGGAAGTGTAATCAGTGGCAACATATACTTAACACAATAATCTTTTGCTCAACACAAATCTTACTTTTACACAAGTGCAATGCCCTCCACACCGAACACACAGACAACCCACATTTCACAACCCCTTTGATTCAAATCCATATTTCAAGCTTTTAAAACAAGTAAACAAATATTTCAACTGGTGTTGCAATTATGAAAACAAGCTCGGTATTTCATGCATTGAAACTAGCCTTCCTTCCCCATTGTAAAAGCCTCGTTTCCTGGAATAATTGAGACCAGCACATTTTCGCAAACTTTAACCATCTGGCTTCGCGCAGGGGGGTGGACGAGCTTTGAAAATGACCCCCTTTCCACCCtaataaaaaaaatgcttctctctgtctctctctccccccccccccccgccaaacatACACACCCAACTTCCACACACCCGCACCATCAGTTTACAATGCTGCTTAtacttcccctccaccccccatcACTCCCctgtacaaacacacacacacactacaacaATGGCCCCCGAGTCCAAAATACTGGGCAGAAAGGGGCGCTGGAGGAAAACTAATCGCCCGATTtcctccccaccacccacccGTCGCCCCTCAATATCAGGCCCGGCGGATCGCAGGGTGTCTAAACTGTCGACTAGTGGGGTCGGGCGAAGATACTCACAGGCAGGGAGGGCGGATTGCAGCGGATTGCGGCCCCTTCTCCGATCCCTCTTTCTCTACAACATGGCGCTACACTGGGACACTCAGGCGCAAGGCATCCTGGGTGAGGGCagtctcccttcccccactctctccctctctgcctttgTTTCTCTTTGCAGCTTCACTTACAGTATCTTACAAACAGGTGATTTAAGCCTCACCCTTTGAAAAACAACCTTCCCCAGCCATCACATAACCATTCCATCAATTCAGATTCTTCATTTCCACCAATAAGACAGTCAATTCGGAAGTGCAAAAGGGAGAAgaggaaaagagacagagagagagagaaaagtccTTCATCTTTGGAGGCACTAACAATGCAATTGCAAATCACAAATTTGGCCTATTTTTTCAACGTAAATCTACAATCTAATCCAACACGACTCCTCCCCACCCCAGAACCTTGCTTCAGTTATTTAACACtcattaaattaaaaagaaagcagAAGAACGAGTGCAACATGCATGCTGAATGCAGACTTCCGTCAGGAAAAAGCTGGAAACTGCAAAAGTGCAGTTTACATTTAATTTTTAGCAATGTAAATTTGTTTCCGCACAGGCAGATCTCATGCAATTAAGTGTGTTTTGTCATAGGCCAATGTCGCAATCGCATTCATTCTACTCAGGACAAATTGTACCCCTGACACCAATGGGCTGCACAGAGCAATTTTAGAGTGGGAGCAACCAAACTGTACCGAAGCCTGGAAATCACACAAGAACCAAAGTGGTAAATGTGTATTAAACAGTGGTAGGAGGAAAGAATGTAAGGCACAGTTCTAGAatttggaacagaaacagagaggTCTGCAGACTTGTGGCAAAAAGAGCAGACCAGATAGGTGTCATATTGGTGTTCTAGCCGATAATTTTCCCTCAATCAACTCACAAAAAGCAAATTATCTGGCAATATAGCAGTTGTGGAAGTTTGCTATGCACAAATTGGACTCCATGCTTCCTTCAATAGAACAGTGACTATACTGAAAAGTGCTTCATTAATCATTAAACTCTTTGGGGCATTCTGCGGTAGTGAATGGCATAAAATATTTACTTCTCACTGTACCTTTCCAATCTTGCAAGAAAAGTACAGGGTCAAAGACTGGGACATTTTCCCAAAGCTTGGTCAACAAGATAGGGTTTATTGCAcctttgagaaagagagagaagtagAGGGGTTTGGGGAGGCATTTCTAGAGCTTACAGTCGACAACAGCTGATTTGACAGCCACCAATGGTGTTGCGAAGGGAAGAGTAAAGATTCGCCATGTTAAGTAAGTGAATATATTCAATCTGCCTGACAAAAAAAGATGTAGACCAAGAAGCTCGGTTTAAGAGATAAAGGGATGGATTAAGGGATACAAAAAATTCTAAGTGGTGCACTTCGGCCCGAGATGGCAGGGGTTTGAATCAGTAGCTGAGTTTGTAATAGGGCTGAACACAATGGTTTTGGTATTCTCAGTTTTTAATCACAAATTTCAGCTCATCCAGTACTTGATGTTGGGTTAGCAATGTCCCAAATCAGCACTGGTGAAAGGGTTATGTGTGAAATGATCACAAGGTAGAGTTGGGTGCCATCAGCCTTGATAAAATGTGATACCATGCTCTCAAATACTATTACCAAGGGGCAGCATACGGATGAGAAATAGGACAGAGAGTAAAGGCTTAACTCAGGGTGAGCTCCGGTGctaaaaacagatattgctggaaatgctcagcaggtttggaaacatccgtggagagagaagcaaagttgaACATTTGAGTCCAATTTGATTGTTCACAAATGGCATGTCCTCACAGAAGCACGTGAAATCAATCCAACACTGCTAAGCAGATGTTGGAGTATGTGGTGGTCTTGCTCAAGTACTCCTCAGGAACCTTTATGAACTAATCAGCATCCAACTGGTTTTACACTAACGGAGGGAATTTTATGAAGTccaaaacaaaagcaggaaataGGAAGATTATGATGAAAATAAGAGGGTGTCCCATTAAAAACAAGGATGaggagaaggatttttttttactgtgggTCATATCTCTGGGACTGTCTTCCTCAGTGTGATGGAAGTAGAGTCATTCCATCTATTTAAGGTAAAGGTGGATGAGTTtttgactaacaagggagtcaaaacGTTATCAAGgagtgagcaggaaagtggagttgaagctacaACATTCAACATTGGAATGGTGAAGCCATCTCAAGGAACCAAGAGGCTTACTTCTCCAAATTTGTACGCAACATGGTGTGTGGGGCTAATTCAATAGTCATGATTTAAAAATCTCAATTTCCCAATGATGGGTAAGCGCTGGGGGAAATAGTCAGTGTTTCTGGTGTGTAGAGCCTCACATCAGCCTTGGCAGGTTCACCCTTGGAATATAACTACACACAATAAATTCCCATGAACATGCAGCTTGGTGACAGTGGTTGGGGTTATCTAGGCTCTGGATTGAAAAAGTGTTGTTGGATGAACAGTTTCCCTGTTCATCCTGTAAAGAAGCTCCACTCCAGCAGGAAGCTTCACAGATATGGGATGGAGAGTCACAGTCAGGAAGGTGCAGAAGAGCACTGATGCAATGGCACGTCCTTACTTGACCCCAGTTTACTCACATGTGGATCTGTAGCTGATCCACTGGTGACAATCACGGCTGGAACATGATGAATTTCGGCAGGCAGCAGTTTCCCAATTCATCCAGTTTGATTGAAGGCCTTTGTGAGGTCAAAGAATATCAAGCATTAGGGCCCCTActggctgctgtgtttttctTGGACTTTGTGGGTGTTGGTGAGTTTGCTGAGCTGGGAGGATTGGTAGCAGACGTTTCGCCCCCTTACTCGGTGACATCCTCCGTGCTGTAGAGCGTCCTTTGAAGTGCTGTTGTCCTGTGCCGTGTCAAATTTATCTGGTCTGTTTTTTGCTGCTTCCAGTGGTGCCGGTTCTGGGTGTGCATTGTAATGGTCACTATATTGGGTCTAATTCCATGTACTTGTTGATGGAGTCTGTAGaagaatgccaagcctccaagaattccctggcagTCCTCTGTTTGGCTTAACCAATGGTAGTAgagttgtcccagttgaaagtgtgtTTTTCTTGTCTGGgtgtattgaaaccaaggacatctgCTTGTGTCATTTAGTTGTTAGCTGCTGTTCGTGGATGTGGGTTGCtagttgtctgcctgtttgtcctatatagtgttttgtgcagtctctGCATGATATCTTGTAAACcacattcatcctgtccatggtATCTACTGGGTCTTTGACACTGGTCAGTTGCTGTCTTAGTGTGGCTGCTGGTTTGTGCActgccatgattcctagtggtctgaGTAGTTTCTTGGACTTACTCCGATGATTATGCCTCCTGATGGACACAATCCGGTAGTGACTCCAGGAGGAGCTCTTCAGCCACTGGAGAGGAGGTGATTTGCAATGACCCTTTCCCAGAGATGGACAGCAAATCCTGCTACGTTCACGGCCATTGTTCTTATCTGCTCCCTCAATGATGGTCACATTGGCACCTTGGAGATGCTCTCCTCCTTCCGGACGAAGGAGATGGGGTCATGTATTCTTGCCGAGTATGTTTCTCTCCCATATTTCGACATTCCAGTGGGGATTCCATTTGCACCCATAGGACATATTCATTCTGAGCTGTCAGGTTGCTTTCTCAACCTTGTGTCAGCCAGGGATGGTGCTGACATGGTGACAGGTACTATAGTGAAGGTTGAGGCATTCACATTGAGGATGATGCTTGATTGAGATCAAAGTGCTCCTTCCATTGGTCAATGATGATCCCTCTGTCCGCTACTCCATTCTTGACTCTCAGCCTAGTCAGTCACTGGGTGAGCTGCTAAATAGTTTTTGACTATACTGAAGAATCCACACACATCAACATgactgtcagtgctgtgctggaTTGCCTGCACTTGTTCTAACACCACCAGTTTTATTTTGTTGGATCTCAGTCTTCATTTGACTGTAGACCCGCTTTCTTTCCTTCCAGTTTTGGTGGTGCTTTATCAGTGACTTCTTGCATTTGAGATTTGGTAGCTCCTGGTCATTCTCATCAGATCAGCCTCATTGTTTCCTGGCAGAGAAACACCAAGTCTCTTTGTACATGTTGTTTATGATGGATACAAGTAGCCCAACTGCTCTCGACATTCTATGGTTCCTGTTTGGTGAATGTCAGTAGGTGGAGAGTGAGATGCTGACAGAGTAGGTCTTTTCTTTCTATAGTCTTTGAGTCCTTCGACATTGAATACCAAGCTAGTACTTGTCACTTGTGGTTTGTAGGCAAGCCAGACAGAGATAATAGACCAGATTAGGTAGGGGTCAGCGCAGCATTGGTCAATGCCTGTTGTGGTAGAGGTGCTGCCGAGCATTCTCGTCATCCCTCAATCAGACGATGACCTATTCAAGCAGGTGCCAATGTCTAAAAAGTCAGTGTGTTGCAATGCGCTTTATATTTTTGTCTGATTGATAAAGTACGTTGTTGGTTGTGACCCAACCACGCTCTCGGTAATCTGTCAGGGGGACTCCAACAGGATGCTTCCCCTTCCTTGCCAATTTCCCAGAAGTTTGTGTTCCTCCTAACTGAGACTGTGAAACTATGAGGAAAATCAACTCTTCTCCCTTTGGGATACAAGACAATGGCTGGTGTCAAATTCCTCTTTGGCCTCGTCCATTGTTGGTATAGTTGGAGTATACACACTGACCATTGTGGTGTACTGCTTCAGAGATTGGCTCAACCTAAGGGAACTATAATCGCATGGGACAGGGGAAAAAGCAAGAAAGCAGAAGCGATATGTTACTGACAGAATTCTGCCCACTGGAACAGCAGACCAGTCAACGTAAATCACAACATGTACTTCACCATGTTAAGCACAAGCAGTATGTTAGTTTACCTGAAGGGATCTCAAACCATTGCACTCCCTTGTTTTACTGTCATTTTTCTAATAGTGCTCAAACCGTTGACAGCAAGATAAATTGACCATATGCCTGCACCCCAAGGCATTCAAATGCTGAGGATATTTCTGGTGATATTCAAATCATAGCAAATATAATCAAATATTAGCCCGTGATCATTGCAAGCCAAGCAGAAAGAGTCCCAGCCACTGTAAGTCTATATGTCATTAGTGAACCTAGTTGCCTGGTGCCCTGGAGTGCTATCTGGCTCAGGGACCAGAATGTTACGTCTATTACTTGTCCAGAACTTACATCTTGGAGATACCATCTACTACTGTCCCCTGTCTACCACCctgcacccacccacccacctaccAACCAAATTCTCAGAAGATGCAATGGCCACCTGTTTGATAGGGTCTGCCAACTTAAGGCAGAAGTGTCGTGATGACCCCTTTCCCTCTGCCCCATCCCAACAACCATTGATTTGTTACCAGTTGATGAatgaaaggttacagggaaagtacAAGGAGAGCGGAcctgaggaatgtcagatcagccatgatcctattgaatggcaagaACACACTCAGAGGCTAAATGACCTAcgcctgtttctatttcttatggggCCTCTGACAAGGTGACAATTTGTTTCTTGTGATTCCCCTTCTTATTTGTCAGTTTATCCCCTTGAGTTGGCTGTGGGCGAATCTCCAGTGACCTTTGAAATGGTCTTGGATTTAGGGCAGTAGCTTGTCACCAATTTGCCAATCTCCATTCTTAGTCAGATTCGCTACAGGTGACTACAGTTCTGTAACTTTTGCTTTCTTGACTCAACGTCTTGCGATTTAGGCTAATTTTAAAGTCAATAATCAAGAAGAAGGATTGTCACCAACTCAGAATGCAATGTTGTTGCTGTCTCACCAGCATCATGAGAAACAATAAAAAGCACCACAAGATGCGGAagcagaaggtcattcagcccgatgagtctgctcaaccattcaataacatcgtggctaatctgataatcatcaattccactttcctgcctttactcATATACCTGGATTCCTTTACTGATGAAAAAACTGTCTCTCTCAgaatattcttaatgacccaTCCTCAATAGCACTCTTGTAGTAAAGAATGCCCCAGATTAACTATCCTCTGAcaaatgaaattcctcctcatcgcagTATTATATTGGCAACGCATTCctctaaaattatgccctctagtcctagactctcccacatggCAAACAAACTCTTAGCAACTACTATGCGAAGTCTACTAATAatctattcttctaaactccaataagtacaagACCaatcttctcaacctttcctcaaaagaaaatccctccttttctggaatcaatccagtgagCCTTCTCTAGACAGCCTCCAATGCTAGTAGAagtagaccaaaactgttcacagttttccAACTGTAACCTGACTAGCactgtgtatagttttagcaaaacctccctacatttatacttcattcctttcgaaataaaggtcaatattccatttgctatcTTTTTACCTGCCGAACTTGGATGTCagctgtgattcatggacaatgactcccaaatccctcGGTTACGTAGTTGACACAGTAAAACACATAACAAATTATAAAACAGACATTGCAACAAAGCCACTGATTTCCAACTCATAGCAGACCAACTGTCAGGCAGAGTTGTAACATTGTATATCACGTGTATACAATCGTTAAAAGGAGAACTCGCTTAAAAAGAAGGTACACATAtaataagagatagtaggaactgctgacactggaaaaactgagataacactgtgtttctgaagaagggtctgcacccgaaacatcagctttcctgttcctctgatgctgcttgacctgctgtgttcatccagctctacatcttgttattacACATATAAGAAGTCACTTCGGGATATCATGAGTATAGTCAATTAACTCACACAGAAAatgtccttctcctcagtgaaATGAGTTCTAAGAGGTGGGCAAACTGATAAGTCCAATGATCAACTAGCCGATCATGTGCTGACCATTGAGAGTTCCTTCATCTCTGCATCTGGTCCATTTTAACACAAGTAACTGACTCAGTAATGGGAGTTGAACGGGGAGCCTGACTATGTTCCATTTCTGACTACCGCCTTGTGTAGTCTGAGCAAGACTTCCCTTTTGTTTTGTACACCATTCCCTttggaataaaggccaacatgccaactgccttccctattacccacttttcttgaatgctagctttttgtggttcatgcacaagaacatccAAATCCCTTTGTCCCTCAGCTATCTGTAGTCTTTCCATATTGAAACAATATTCAACGGTTCTATTCATCCTGCCACAATGCATTATGccatgttttcccacattatatcccaTCTGTCAAATTTTGGCCACTATATCCTTCCATAGACTCTTTGTAATATCCTCAGTATTTATTTAAGTAATATTGAGTCTTCTGCAATCATGTCAATTGAATATTGATCTTCTTCATCCAAGTGAAGATCAGTGACCTCACAGCAATCAACAAATCACAGATTGTTGCAGTACAGTTCTAAGATTCTAAGAAGGCGGCCAAATGGCCCAACttgcctgcactggctcttcaaacaaGTATCAATGTCGTCCCCACCACTGCGTATGGTCCATGTTTACAAAGCCTTCTCTGGCTTCACCCTGTCCTAACTGCACCCTATTCCAGCCCTGTACATGTTGGACAGAAATACAGGGTTGTCATTAAGCCCCGACAGCTTCATTCCCTTGCACCATCACATGCAGTCGTCACCCCGTGCTTGCTGAGCTTTGGGGATAGTCTAAGGATACAAGgcgggccatttaggactgagatgagggaaatttcttcactcaaagtggtgagcctgtagaattccctgccacaggaagtggttgaagccaaaatattgaatatttgagACAGGAGTTAGGTATAGGTCataggctaaagggatcaaagggtattggGAGTAAGCGTGAACGGAGCTGGATGATCACttctgatcatattgaatggcggagcaggctcaaggggtaaATTGCCAATCTCAGCTCCTAATTGCTGTGTTTTTTTCTATCATCTATTTGGACTCCTGGTCTAACACCTAACATGTAACATATTCACCTTTTCTTCAAAACCCACTGTGAC harbors:
- the LOC132208988 gene encoding pumilio homolog 1-like; this encodes MNEVLWQDSLPQQQYQQPPPPQDSFSNSVAHSMPVVLTGPSAAGPQQQQQQQHAASQALATASVSTQGPGSMGPPVPVVVPALALAAGRSQDDAMVDYFFQRQPGEHLGGGGSSGVAGGGGSGGGGGGGGGGGYNGKHRWPTGDSIHVEHHQ